The following proteins are co-located in the Haloprofundus halophilus genome:
- a CDS encoding phage NrS-1 polymerase family protein, whose translation MTDEPTEALTQESIPEELAERPQWVCWRQEKRDGKKTKIPVVPGVGSFASSTDPETWADFQTACEYLEHGRADGIGFVFTEEDPIVGVDLDDCRDPETGDTDGDAQDIITRLDSYTEISPSGTGYHVLIQGALPEGRNRRGKIECYDTARFFTVTGDRVTGTPTKVATRQDALEAIHREYIAEETPTQATNRSMDVTRRDESTSSTSLDDDTLLEKAKNASNGAKFDRLWNGNTSGYDSNSEADMALCCLLAFWSGGDKTQMDQLFRRSGLTREKWDEVHYADGSTYGEKTIERAIQTTSEFYTPSQKETTKSVSEPSESPKASEDRSDAYVSEKNRLLAERVGTLETRIKRKDKRIEWLEAEVQRLESELSDDDTESVSKAESQHVSNDGEPGSASLWRRTKRLFRTDAE comes from the coding sequence ATGACTGACGAACCTACCGAAGCTCTGACACAGGAATCAATCCCCGAAGAACTCGCTGAACGACCCCAGTGGGTGTGTTGGCGACAGGAGAAACGTGACGGGAAGAAAACGAAAATTCCGGTGGTCCCAGGCGTCGGGTCGTTCGCCTCGTCGACGGACCCCGAAACATGGGCAGACTTCCAGACTGCATGCGAGTATCTCGAACATGGTCGGGCGGATGGAATTGGATTTGTGTTCACCGAGGAAGACCCCATCGTCGGCGTCGACCTTGACGACTGTCGTGATCCCGAAACAGGCGACACTGACGGCGATGCACAGGACATCATCACGCGCTTGGATTCATATACCGAAATCTCACCATCGGGAACTGGGTATCACGTGCTCATTCAAGGCGCATTACCCGAGGGACGCAACCGACGTGGCAAAATCGAGTGTTACGACACAGCGCGCTTTTTCACCGTCACCGGCGACCGGGTGACAGGGACGCCAACCAAGGTGGCAACCCGACAAGACGCTCTCGAAGCAATCCATCGGGAGTATATCGCTGAGGAAACACCCACCCAAGCAACGAACAGGTCTATGGATGTTACACGACGTGATGAGTCTACATCTAGCACGTCACTCGACGACGACACACTCCTGGAAAAAGCGAAGAACGCCTCGAACGGGGCGAAGTTCGATCGACTGTGGAATGGGAATACGAGTGGATACGACAGCAACTCAGAAGCGGATATGGCGTTGTGTTGTCTGCTGGCCTTCTGGAGCGGCGGCGACAAGACCCAGATGGACCAGCTGTTCCGTCGGTCGGGGTTGACTCGCGAGAAGTGGGACGAGGTGCACTACGCTGATGGATCGACGTATGGAGAGAAGACTATCGAGCGTGCGATACAGACGACGTCTGAGTTCTATACGCCGTCGCAGAAAGAGACGACTAAGTCTGTTTCAGAGCCATCGGAGTCGCCCAAGGCTTCTGAAGATCGTAGTGATGCATATGTGAGTGAGAAGAATCGATTGTTGGCAGAGCGTGTGGGAACACTGGAGACGCGTATCAAGCGGAAAGACAAGCGGATCGAATGGCTTGAAGCGGAGGTCCAGCGACTGGAGTCGGAGCTCTCAGACGACGATACTGAGTCAGTGAGCAAAGCGGAGAGCCAACACGTGAGTAATGATGGGGAGCCAGGATCGGCGTCGTTGTGGAGGCGGACGAAGCGTCTGTTTCGAACAGACGCCGAGTAA
- a CDS encoding response regulator, which translates to MGDTITQNGVSRNEQILVLHVDDDQQVSELTAEFLERITDSFEVRTETNPREVLHQLSTTPIDCIISDYEMPEMDGIKLLSTVREEYPNMPFILFTGKGSEEIASEAIDAGVTSYIQKGGTEVYDQLANRIKNAVSHRRSERRARIAQDRLLALYEQTDGFYILNSDWRIAYWNQTIADRTGLTADEVLDKKFWDVFPEATETEVYDFFQNAMSAGEPTAFETYSDLFGYWTEVRAYPVEHGLFVHSRDITKKRERDQELKRRNHILESFANTVSHDLRNPLNVAEGRLQLAQETGDFEHLEEVTQAHNRMRNLIDELLRLARGEELSLSVVSIQEIVEQAWETVSSESTELIVDTDTEIRAHASQLQRLFENLFWNALDHGNASTIRVGLLDNGFFVEDNGPGIPPAERETVFESGYSTDESSPGYGLSIVKGIVETHTWEIEITEGDEGARFEITGTNRY; encoded by the coding sequence ATGGGCGACACAATCACGCAGAACGGTGTCTCAAGGAATGAGCAAATACTCGTCCTTCACGTCGATGATGATCAACAAGTGAGTGAGTTGACCGCGGAGTTTCTAGAACGGATAACCGACAGTTTCGAGGTACGTACCGAAACGAATCCACGCGAGGTGCTTCACCAGTTGTCCACCACTCCCATTGACTGTATCATCAGCGACTACGAGATGCCCGAGATGGATGGAATCAAGCTTCTCAGCACTGTTCGCGAGGAGTATCCCAACATGCCGTTTATCCTGTTCACGGGGAAGGGCAGCGAGGAGATCGCCTCCGAGGCGATAGACGCAGGGGTAACGTCCTATATCCAGAAAGGCGGGACCGAAGTATACGACCAACTCGCAAACCGCATCAAGAACGCGGTCAGCCACCGTCGATCCGAACGACGAGCGCGGATCGCCCAAGACCGACTGCTTGCTCTCTACGAGCAAACCGATGGGTTCTACATTCTCAATTCGGATTGGCGAATCGCCTACTGGAATCAGACGATTGCAGACAGAACTGGCTTGACAGCTGACGAGGTTCTCGATAAGAAGTTCTGGGATGTGTTCCCTGAGGCCACTGAGACAGAGGTGTACGACTTCTTCCAGAATGCGATGTCAGCCGGCGAGCCGACAGCGTTTGAAACCTACTCTGACCTCTTCGGATACTGGACTGAAGTCCGAGCGTACCCCGTCGAGCATGGTCTTTTCGTTCACTCACGGGACATCACAAAGAAGCGAGAGCGTGATCAGGAACTGAAGCGTCGAAACCATATTCTGGAATCGTTTGCAAACACGGTTTCACACGATCTTCGAAATCCCCTCAACGTGGCTGAAGGGAGACTCCAATTGGCACAAGAGACGGGTGATTTCGAGCATCTCGAAGAAGTCACACAGGCACACAATCGAATGCGAAACCTCATTGACGAACTGCTTCGATTGGCTCGCGGAGAAGAGTTATCACTCTCAGTGGTGTCCATCCAAGAGATAGTCGAACAGGCATGGGAGACTGTCTCCTCGGAATCGACGGAATTGATCGTTGACACAGACACGGAAATCCGAGCGCACGCGTCACAGTTGCAACGACTCTTTGAGAACCTCTTCTGGAACGCCCTTGACCACGGAAACGCTTCAACGATCCGAGTCGGCTTGCTCGATAATGGCTTTTTTGTTGAGGATAACGGTCCTGGGATTCCACCAGCTGAGCGTGAGACGGTGTTTGAGTCAGGATACTCGACAGACGAAAGTAGCCCAGGCTATGGGCTCTCCATTGTGAAAGGGATCGTTGAAACTCATACATGGGAAATCGAAATCACTGAGGGCGATGAAGGTGCACGGTTCGAAATCACAGGAACCAATCGATATTGA
- a CDS encoding DUF7342 family protein yields MSEPPSIDLVAEWEAELERRTTVEKIYDVALQLREPLRVADIADRAGITPDTAREHLNFLTELGVVKNPSDDPATYERNDAYFEWRRIDQLWTEHSVEELQERIRELTARIADYEAAYDASTPAAVDAATVAEASGDRTIDDVCSDLRDWVTAQEERKLTKRARLQRCRGDNQQ; encoded by the coding sequence ATGAGCGAGCCACCGTCGATAGATCTCGTGGCCGAGTGGGAGGCTGAGCTCGAGCGCCGGACGACGGTCGAAAAGATATACGACGTCGCCCTCCAACTCAGGGAGCCACTGCGTGTCGCTGACATCGCAGACCGGGCAGGCATCACACCGGATACCGCACGGGAACACCTCAACTTCCTCACAGAACTTGGTGTTGTGAAGAACCCGAGCGACGACCCAGCTACCTACGAACGCAATGACGCCTACTTCGAGTGGCGACGAATCGACCAGCTCTGGACCGAACACAGTGTCGAGGAACTCCAAGAACGAATTCGTGAATTGACTGCCCGAATCGCAGACTACGAAGCGGCGTACGACGCGTCGACACCGGCAGCCGTTGACGCTGCCACTGTTGCAGAGGCGAGTGGTGACCGGACAATCGACGATGTGTGCAGTGACCTCCGTGATTGGGTGACCGCTCAAGAGGAGCGCAAGCTCACTAAACGAGCTCGCCTGCAACGCTGTCGCGGCGACAATCAACAATGA
- the mntA gene encoding type VII toxin-antitoxin system MntA family adenylyltransferase antitoxin, which produces MRPVESATIDDSIPIETIRGILREHLVQCALFFGSHTTATTHPTSDIDIAVELKTTQREDPAYNDAFFSLSADLSEALETDDVDLVDIHTLPPGVAASVFEEGILLVGDPEHAEELRRRVTDRSSDSRSPRERFDDALTKIDAHLSGFSGPASEEHDRQR; this is translated from the coding sequence ATGAGACCCGTTGAGTCGGCTACCATCGACGATTCCATCCCCATTGAGACGATTCGGGGGATTCTTCGGGAGCACTTGGTGCAGTGTGCACTTTTCTTTGGTTCCCACACGACAGCAACAACCCATCCAACGAGTGACATCGACATCGCAGTCGAGTTGAAAACGACTCAGCGCGAGGATCCAGCGTACAATGATGCGTTCTTTAGTCTGAGTGCAGATTTGAGTGAGGCACTCGAAACAGATGACGTAGACCTCGTCGATATCCACACCCTCCCACCAGGCGTTGCTGCATCAGTCTTCGAGGAGGGAATCCTCCTTGTTGGCGACCCGGAACACGCCGAGGAACTTCGGCGGCGTGTGACCGACAGATCGTCTGATTCCCGGTCGCCACGCGAACGCTTCGACGACGCACTCACGAAGATTGATGCGCATCTCAGTGGGTTCAGTGGTCCGGCATCCGAGGAGCACGACCGACAGCGATGA
- a CDS encoding DUF7342 family protein, with the protein MDEERPSEDGARGQWQKNRTTFQRVYDVLVGTYESGSAKEFAEWADCSENGAREALSQLVEMGIAEKTDTRPAGYRRNPSYFRWKRIEEIAGEYSASELRRRVDELIEEDRQFQDEYGVPSPDAVVEPDNVEPDHESVHERWDDLSEWRTVRRDISVLKQAVQRAESTHDDRAQA; encoded by the coding sequence ATGGACGAGGAGAGACCGTCTGAAGATGGGGCACGTGGGCAGTGGCAGAAGAATCGGACGACGTTTCAGCGTGTCTACGACGTCCTCGTTGGGACGTACGAATCCGGGTCTGCAAAAGAGTTCGCTGAATGGGCAGATTGTTCGGAGAACGGTGCTCGAGAAGCGCTCTCGCAACTCGTCGAAATGGGGATTGCAGAGAAAACTGACACCCGGCCTGCTGGCTACAGGCGAAATCCATCGTACTTTCGGTGGAAGCGTATCGAAGAAATAGCTGGTGAATACAGCGCCAGTGAGTTGCGGCGTCGGGTTGACGAACTGATCGAGGAAGACCGCCAATTCCAAGATGAATATGGTGTTCCAAGCCCAGATGCAGTCGTCGAACCCGACAATGTAGAGCCTGATCATGAGTCGGTGCATGAGCGGTGGGATGATTTGAGCGAGTGGCGGACGGTTCGTCGTGACATTTCGGTGTTGAAGCAGGCGGTTCAGCGAGCCGAATCGACGCATGACGACCGGGCGCAAGCATAG
- a CDS encoding CPBP family intramembrane glutamic endopeptidase, producing MVALFGFMFAYIAGYVTILGTDPLTALLENWSLFFTVFLPLVLLGIFVPSIGEEPGWRGFALPRLQRQYGPIWGTLVLGVLVGLYHLPAFFTPFLGPITLSGFVAFVLTAIAGSFIYTWVFNGTGGSLLIVILLHAAGNAASGLLTPIFGGLGYGGWAATIIDGGALNVIVFAIVAVVLIILTKGRLAYNS from the coding sequence GTGGTCGCTCTGTTCGGATTTATGTTTGCGTACATCGCGGGATACGTTACGATTCTTGGAACCGATCCACTCACGGCACTTCTTGAGAATTGGTCACTCTTCTTCACCGTCTTCCTTCCCCTCGTGCTACTGGGAATTTTCGTACCGTCGATTGGTGAGGAACCTGGCTGGCGCGGTTTTGCACTCCCACGGTTACAACGACAATACGGCCCAATCTGGGGGACGCTCGTTCTCGGAGTACTCGTTGGCCTGTATCACCTCCCCGCGTTTTTCACACCGTTTCTCGGGCCAATCACGCTCTCTGGGTTCGTTGCGTTCGTGCTGACCGCCATCGCGGGTTCGTTTATCTATACTTGGGTTTTCAACGGTACTGGTGGTAGCCTTCTCATCGTCATTCTCCTCCATGCTGCTGGAAACGCGGCGAGCGGACTTCTCACACCAATCTTCGGTGGCTTGGGCTATGGGGGATGGGCCGCTACTATTATCGATGGTGGTGCGTTGAATGTCATCGTCTTTGCCATAGTCGCGGTGGTCCTCATAATTCTCACCAAAGGACGCCTCGCCTACAACAGCTAG
- a CDS encoding DUF7437 domain-containing protein, with translation MSADDRIATTPNPEATFNDLLTYAELLNTPRLARLYSYILRYGPVEIEAIKTDLDMAHSTTYKYIGQLEEMSVLTRDEDVTPATVTVDPIRLQLDTEHGEVLATPTLVDAIGRQLDTEDIRVFVERQGIAKLAAALHYTLRIMAGELTQRTAATKLGVHPVEGMTVFTALQDVVSDSPSSLVASR, from the coding sequence ATGTCTGCCGATGACCGAATTGCAACCACGCCGAACCCTGAGGCGACATTCAATGATCTGCTCACCTACGCCGAGTTGCTGAACACGCCGCGACTCGCTCGCCTCTATAGCTACATCCTCCGGTACGGCCCCGTCGAGATTGAGGCCATCAAGACTGACCTCGACATGGCGCACTCGACGACGTACAAGTACATCGGACAACTTGAGGAAATGAGCGTGCTCACGCGGGACGAGGACGTGACGCCAGCAACGGTCACGGTTGATCCGATTCGACTCCAGCTCGACACCGAACACGGGGAAGTGCTCGCAACGCCGACGCTCGTCGATGCGATTGGACGACAACTTGATACCGAGGATATCCGCGTCTTCGTTGAGCGCCAAGGAATCGCCAAACTTGCCGCTGCACTCCACTACACGCTTCGTATCATGGCCGGTGAACTCACACAGCGGACTGCGGCAACGAAACTTGGTGTCCACCCTGTCGAAGGGATGACTGTGTTCACCGCCCTCCAAGACGTCGTCTCTGACTCTCCCTCATCATTAGTCGCTTCCAGGTGA
- a CDS encoding ATP-binding protein: protein MDQFVNRVDELDRLQALYESDAAELAIIYGRRQIGKSELVRQSIADRDDAVYYQAVQGTATTQLRRFVEAAATTYPDITAVKEEWEPLLTYLTDRDAIIVIDEFPYLIESNEGLPSVIQHLWDTAVDESQATLVLTGSAIGMIHTHVLDGGAPLYGRVSQTPNGRLELTQLPFRSIQKFVPTYGSEERVFVYGVFGGTPRYLSPLDSSQSFGENIMRLLCDPDGPLHDEPETVLQMELNEVNTYFSVLESMASGNRSRNEIAQGAGIESTNTSYYFDRLETLQIIEKHHPALADPARSKRTRYQIRDPVFRFYFRYLYGRGGQYELYGENAYADLIEPELPDFVSETFESLCHQAVPALYSNYQLTQVPSQWWYKGREVDVVAPTDESTLIAGEAKFTTTPLGYDVLTDLEDDVEHIDWTPIGGGEPAYEFALFSRSGFKRSVEEAADERDDLCLFNLSDIVTVLERRTD, encoded by the coding sequence ATGGACCAGTTCGTCAATCGTGTCGATGAACTCGATCGGTTGCAGGCCCTCTATGAGAGTGACGCTGCAGAACTCGCAATCATCTATGGGCGCCGCCAGATCGGCAAGAGCGAACTCGTCCGCCAATCGATTGCCGACCGCGACGATGCCGTGTACTATCAGGCAGTTCAAGGAACAGCGACGACACAGCTCAGGCGATTCGTCGAGGCAGCAGCGACGACCTATCCAGACATCACGGCCGTCAAAGAGGAATGGGAACCGCTCTTAACGTACCTCACCGATAGAGACGCCATCATCGTCATCGACGAATTCCCGTACCTCATTGAATCGAACGAAGGGCTTCCGTCGGTCATTCAACACCTGTGGGATACAGCTGTCGACGAGAGTCAGGCGACGCTCGTACTCACAGGCTCTGCAATCGGCATGATTCATACCCACGTCCTCGATGGCGGTGCGCCACTCTACGGCCGAGTGTCCCAGACTCCGAATGGCCGCCTCGAACTCACCCAGCTGCCGTTTCGTTCTATCCAAAAGTTCGTGCCAACGTACGGTTCCGAAGAACGGGTGTTTGTATACGGCGTCTTCGGCGGCACACCCCGATATCTCAGCCCGCTCGATTCATCACAGAGCTTCGGAGAGAATATCATGCGGCTTTTGTGCGACCCGGATGGCCCACTCCACGACGAGCCCGAAACCGTCCTCCAGATGGAGCTCAACGAGGTAAACACGTATTTTTCTGTACTGGAATCGATGGCCAGCGGGAACCGCAGTCGAAACGAGATCGCCCAGGGAGCCGGCATCGAGAGCACGAACACGTCGTACTACTTCGACCGGCTGGAAACACTCCAGATCATCGAGAAACACCATCCAGCACTCGCTGACCCGGCACGCAGCAAGCGAACGCGATACCAGATTCGGGATCCCGTGTTCCGGTTTTACTTCCGCTATCTCTACGGCCGCGGGGGACAGTACGAACTCTACGGCGAGAATGCCTACGCGGATCTCATCGAACCGGAGTTGCCCGACTTCGTCAGCGAAACGTTCGAATCGCTCTGTCACCAGGCAGTGCCGGCGCTCTACTCAAACTACCAGCTCACACAGGTGCCAAGCCAGTGGTGGTACAAGGGCCGAGAGGTAGATGTCGTCGCACCAACTGACGAGTCAACGCTAATCGCTGGCGAAGCGAAATTCACCACCACCCCCCTCGGTTATGACGTGCTCACGGATCTCGAAGACGACGTGGAGCATATCGACTGGACACCCATCGGAGGTGGTGAGCCAGCGTATGAATTCGCCTTGTTCAGCCGTTCTGGGTTCAAACGCTCGGTCGAGGAGGCTGCAGACGAGCGTGATGATCTTTGTCTCTTCAATCTGTCCGATATCGTTACCGTTCTCGAGCGTAGAACCGACTAA